The following proteins are co-located in the Betta splendens chromosome 9, fBetSpl5.4, whole genome shotgun sequence genome:
- the LOC114862941 gene encoding ras-specific guanine nucleotide-releasing factor 2-like: MTETEWARDERSAVFLLEHQQQGGVLSLIDCTLVEEPDASDEESKTGGQVFGQLDFKLVVEPSDAPSFTVVLLSPSRQEKAAWTSDISQCIDNIRCNGLMTSVFEENSKVTVPHMIKSDMRLHKDDVDICFSKTLNSCKVPQIRYASVERLLERLTDLRFLSIDFLNTFLHTYRIFTTAMVVMDKLADIYKKPFSSIPIRAQYYSFERLSLSSICPDYSLKIKKIAMDQSK; encoded by the exons TGTGTTTTTGCTGGAACACCAACAGCAGGGTGGAGTCCTGTCCCTAATTGACTGCACGCTTGTCGAGGAGCCAGATGCCAGTGACGAGGAGT CTAAAACCGGGGGCCAGGTCTTCGGACAGCTGGACTTCAAGCTGGTGGTGGAGCCGTCAGACGCGCCGTCCTTCACCGTGGTGCTGCTGTCGCCGTCGCGGCAGGAGAAGGCCGCGTGGACCAGCGACATCAGccag tgCATAGATAACATCCGCTGCAATGGCCTGATGACCAGTGTGTTTGAGGAGAACTCCAAAGTCACCGTGCCTCATATGATCAA ATCCGATATGCGTCTCCATAAAGATGATGTTGACATTTGCTTCAGCAAGACGCTCAACTCCTGCAAGGTCCCCCAGATCCGCTACGCGAGCGTGGAGCGGCTGCTGGAGAGGCTCACCGACCTGCGCTTCCTCTCCATAGACTTCCTCAACACCTTCCTGCACACATACAGGATCTTCACCACCGCCATGGTGGTCATGGACAAGCTGGCCGACATCTACAAGAAGCCCTTCTCCTCCATACCGATCAG GGCTCAGTACTACTCATTTGAGCGTCTGTCTCTCTCATCCATCTGTCCTGACTACAGTCTGAAGATTAAGAAGATAGCCATGGACCAGTCCAAGTAA
- the LOC114862248 gene encoding ras-specific guanine nucleotide-releasing factor 2: MQKSVRYNEGHALFLSAVARKEGTKRGYLSKKTAENSRWHDKFFALYQNILFYFENEQSARPAGIYLLEGCTCERVPAPKMSTAGKEALEKQHYFLVVFGHDGQKPLELRTEEESECDEWVEAIQQASYSDIIIEREVLMQKYIHLIQIVETEKVAANQLRTQLEDQDTEIERLKAEIIALNKTKERMRPYHVHHEREDPDIKRSRKVQSFMRGWLCRRKWKIIVQDYICSPHAESMRKRNQIVFNMVEAETEYVHQLYILVNCFLRPLRMAASSKKPPISHDDVSSIFLNSETIMFLHEIFHQGLKARIANWPTLVLADLFDILLPMLNIYQEFVRNHQYSLQVLANCKQNRDFDKLLKQYESNAACEGRMLETFLTYPMFQIPRYIITLHELLAHTPHEHVERKSLEFAKSKLEELSRVMHDEVSDTENIRKNLAIERMIVEGCDILLDTSQTFVRQGSLIQLPSVERGKLSKVRLGSLSLKKEGERQCFLFTKHFLVCTRSSGGKLHLLKVRASARC, from the exons ATGCAGAAGAGCGTCCGCTACAACGAAGGGCACGCGCTGTTCCTGTCGGCGGTGGCGCGTAAAGAGGGCACCAAGCGCGGCTACCTGAGCAAGAAGACCGCGGAGAACAGCCGGTGGCACGACAAGTTCTTCGCCCTCTACCAGAACATACTGTTCTACTTCGAGAACGAGCAGAGCGCGCGACCCGCCGGGATTTACCTGTTGGAAGGATGCACCTGCGAGCGCGTGCCGGCGCCCAAGATGTCCACCGCGGGGAAGGAAGCGCTGGAGAAACAG cACTACTTCCTCGTGGTGTTTGGCCACGATGGACAGAAGCCGCTGGAGCtgcggacggaggaggagagtgagtgCGACGAATGGGTGGAGGCCATCCAGCAggccag TTATTCCGACATCATCATCGAACGGGAGGTGCTGATGCAGAAATACATCCACCTCATACAGATAGTGGAGACGGAGAAGGTGGCCGCCAATCAGCTGCGCACCCAGCTGGAGGACCAGGACACGGAGATCGAGAGGCTCAAAGCGGAG ATTATAGCTTTGAACAAAACCAAGGAGCGAATGCGGCCTTATCACGTCCACCACGAACGCGAAGACCCGGACATCAAAAGATCAAGAA AGGTGCAGAGCTTCATGCGCGGCTGGCTTTGTCGGAGGAAGTGGAAGATCATTGTTCAGGACTACATCTGCTCGCCTCACGCCGAGAGCATGAGAAAGAGGAACCAGATCGTCTTCAACATGGTGGAGGCCGAGACCGA gtacgTCCACCAGCTCTACATCCTGGTCAACTGCTTCCTCAGACCTCTGCGTATGGCGGCCAGCTCCAAGAAGCCGCCCATCAGCCACGACGACGTCAGCAGCATTTTCCTCAACAG CGAGACCATCATGTTCCTACACGAGATTTTCCACCAAGGCCTGAAGGCGAGAATAGCCAACTGGCCAACTCTGGTGCTGG CCGACCTGTTCGACATCCTGCTGCCGATGCTCAACATCTACCAGGAGTTTGTGCGGAACCACCAGTACAGTCTGCAGGTTCTGGCCAACTGCAAACAGAACCGCGACTTCGACAAGCTGCTGAAGCAGTACGAGTCCAACGCGGCGTGCGAGGGCCGCATGCTGGAGACCTTCCTCACGTACCCCATGTTCCAG ATCCCCCGTTACATCATCACCCTGCACGAGCTGCTGGCTCACACGCCCCACGAGCACGTGGAGCGCAAGAGCCTGGAGTTCGCCAAGTCCAAACTAGAGGAGCTGTCCAG AGTGATGCACGACGAAGTGAGCGACACGGAGAACATCCGGAAGAACCTGGCCATAGAGCGGATGATAGTGGAGGGCTGCGACATCCTGCTCGACACCAGCCAGACCTTCGTCAGACAGG GCTCCCTGATCCAGCTGCCGTCGGTGGAGCGCGGTAAGCTGAGCAAGGTCCGCCTGGGCTCCCTGTCCCTGAAGAAGGAGGGCGAGCGCCAGTGCTTCCTCTTCACCAAGCACTTCCTGGTCTGCACGCGCAGCTCCGGGGGGAAACTGCACCTGCTCAAGGTGAGAGCGTCAGCTCGGTGCTAG